From Actinopolyspora lacussalsi, a single genomic window includes:
- a CDS encoding large subunit ribosomal protein L28 (product_source=KO:K02902; cath_funfam=2.30.170.40; cog=COG0227; ko=KO:K02902; pfam=PF00830; superfamily=143800; tigrfam=TIGR00009), translated as MAAVCDVCNKGPGFGMAVSHSHRRTKRRWNPNIQTVRAKVSPTQRKRMNVCTSCLKAGKVVRG; from the coding sequence GTGGCTGCCGTCTGCGACGTCTGCAACAAGGGACCGGGTTTCGGTATGGCGGTCTCGCACTCTCACCGGCGTACCAAGCGCAGGTGGAACCCGAACATTCAGACCGTGCGCGCCAAGGTCAGCCCGACGCAGCGCAAGCGGATGAACGTGTGCACTTCCTGCCTGAAGGCGGGTAAGGTCGTGCGCGGCTGA
- a CDS encoding pyruvate carboxylase (product_source=KO:K01958; cath_funfam=2.40.50.100,3.10.600.10,3.20.20.70,3.30.470.20; cog=COG1038; ko=KO:K01958; pfam=PF00289,PF00364,PF00682,PF02436,PF02785,PF02786; smart=SM00878; superfamily=51230,51569,56059,89000; tigrfam=TIGR01235) translates to MFRKVLVANRGEIAIRAFRAGYELGAKTVAVFPHEDRNSLHRLKADESYEIGAAGHPVRAYLSVEEIIRAARTAGADAIYPGYGFLSENPDLAEACQQAGITFIGPSHEILQLTGNKASAVRAAKAAGVPVLESSAPSADVEELMNSAGDMRFPVFVKAVAGGGGRGMRRVNDLDSLREALEAAMREAESAFGDPTVFLEQAVVNPRHIEVQILADSAGNVVHLYERDCSVQRRHQKVVEIAPAPNLDPQLRERICADAVAFAREIGYVNAGTVEFLVDEHGRHVFIEMNPRIQVEHTVTEEVTDADLVQSQVRVAAGETLPDLGMSQDGIRLRGAALQCRITTEDPANGFRPDTGMISAYRSPGGAGVRLDGGTAFSGSSVSAHFDSMLVKLTCRGRDFDTAVARARRAVAEFRIRGVATNIPFLQAVLDDPDFGAGRITTSFIDERPKLLTARHSADRGTRLLSYLADVTVNRPYGERPAAPEPRHKLPAADLDTPPPAGSKDRLDRLGPEGFARWLRDSDAVGVTETTFRDAHQSLLATRVRTKDLTTVAPHVARTTPELLSLECWGGATYDVSLRFLAEDPWERLAALRRAVPNICLQMLLRGRNTVGYTPYPTEVTEHFVAEATETGIDIFRIFDALNDVEQMRPAITAVRDTGRSVAEVALCYTGDLSDPDERIYTLDYYLRLAERIVEAGAHVLAIKDMAGLLRPPAAATLVSALRREFDLPVHLHTHDTPGGQLATYQAAVQAGVDAVDGASASLAGTTSQPALSSIVAATDHTERETGLDLDAVCDLEPYWESVRKIYRPFEAGLAAPTGRVYRHEIPGGQLSNLRTQAVALGLGDKFEEIEAMYAAADRMLGRLVKVTPSSKVVGDLALHLVGAGVDPAEFEAEPHRFDIPDSVIGFLQGELGDPPGGWPEPFRSRALQGRPAERQLVELSEEDRKGLATDRRETLNRLLFPKPTREFNEHRHSYGDTSLLSSKDFFYGLRAGEEYAVDLDQGVRLLIGLEAISEADERGVRTVMAILNGQMRPIQVRDRSVASELPVAEKAERTNPAHVAAPFSGVVTLSASEGETVETGQTVATIEAMKMEAAITAQQDGTVKRVAIGAVQQVEGGDLVIEIG, encoded by the coding sequence ATGTTCCGCAAGGTCCTCGTCGCCAACCGTGGCGAGATAGCCATCCGCGCGTTCCGCGCCGGATACGAGCTCGGCGCGAAAACCGTGGCCGTGTTCCCCCACGAGGATCGCAACTCACTGCACCGGCTGAAGGCGGACGAGTCCTACGAGATCGGCGCTGCCGGTCACCCCGTTCGGGCTTACCTGTCCGTCGAGGAAATCATCCGGGCGGCCCGAACAGCGGGCGCCGATGCGATCTATCCGGGTTACGGCTTCCTGTCCGAGAACCCCGACCTGGCCGAGGCCTGCCAACAGGCCGGTATCACCTTCATCGGTCCGTCACACGAGATTCTGCAGCTCACGGGCAACAAGGCCAGTGCGGTCCGGGCCGCCAAAGCGGCCGGGGTGCCCGTACTCGAGTCCTCCGCCCCCTCCGCCGACGTCGAGGAACTGATGAACTCCGCCGGGGACATGCGGTTCCCGGTGTTCGTCAAGGCCGTCGCGGGCGGCGGTGGCCGCGGCATGCGCAGGGTCAACGATCTCGATTCGCTGCGTGAGGCGCTGGAAGCCGCCATGCGCGAAGCCGAATCCGCTTTCGGCGACCCCACCGTCTTCCTCGAGCAGGCCGTGGTCAATCCACGGCACATCGAGGTGCAGATCCTCGCCGATTCGGCGGGCAACGTGGTTCACCTCTACGAACGCGACTGCTCGGTACAGCGCAGGCACCAGAAGGTCGTGGAGATCGCCCCGGCCCCGAACCTGGACCCGCAGCTGCGGGAACGGATCTGTGCCGACGCGGTGGCGTTCGCGCGGGAGATCGGCTACGTCAACGCGGGGACGGTGGAGTTCCTCGTCGACGAGCACGGCCGGCACGTGTTCATCGAGATGAACCCCCGGATTCAGGTGGAACACACCGTCACCGAGGAGGTCACCGACGCCGACCTGGTGCAGTCCCAGGTGCGTGTCGCCGCAGGGGAGACACTGCCGGACCTCGGCATGTCCCAGGACGGCATCCGGCTGCGCGGTGCGGCGCTGCAGTGCCGGATCACCACCGAGGACCCGGCCAACGGTTTCCGGCCCGACACCGGAATGATCAGTGCCTACCGCTCGCCGGGCGGTGCCGGTGTCCGACTGGACGGTGGCACGGCCTTCTCCGGCAGCAGCGTCAGCGCCCACTTCGACTCCATGCTGGTCAAGTTGACCTGTCGTGGTCGGGACTTCGACACCGCCGTGGCGCGGGCACGACGGGCCGTCGCGGAGTTCCGGATCCGCGGTGTGGCCACCAACATTCCGTTCCTGCAGGCGGTGCTCGACGACCCGGACTTCGGCGCCGGAAGAATCACCACGTCCTTCATCGACGAGCGCCCGAAGCTGTTGACCGCGCGCCACTCGGCCGACCGGGGAACCCGGCTGCTGAGCTACCTCGCGGATGTGACCGTCAACCGTCCCTACGGGGAACGCCCCGCCGCTCCCGAGCCGAGGCACAAACTGCCCGCCGCCGATCTCGACACCCCGCCGCCCGCGGGATCGAAGGATCGGCTCGACCGACTGGGCCCGGAGGGCTTCGCGCGGTGGCTGCGCGACTCCGACGCCGTCGGGGTCACCGAGACGACGTTCCGGGACGCTCACCAGTCCCTGCTCGCCACCCGGGTCCGCACCAAGGACCTCACCACGGTCGCTCCCCACGTGGCCCGCACGACTCCCGAACTGCTCTCGCTGGAGTGCTGGGGCGGTGCCACCTACGACGTCTCGTTGCGGTTCCTGGCCGAGGACCCGTGGGAGAGGCTGGCCGCGCTGCGCCGAGCCGTCCCCAACATCTGTCTGCAGATGCTGCTGCGCGGGCGCAACACGGTCGGCTACACGCCCTATCCCACCGAGGTGACCGAGCACTTCGTGGCGGAGGCCACCGAGACGGGTATCGACATCTTCCGCATCTTCGACGCGCTCAACGACGTGGAGCAGATGCGCCCGGCCATTACGGCGGTGCGCGACACCGGGCGTTCCGTGGCGGAGGTGGCGCTCTGCTACACGGGGGATCTCTCCGACCCCGACGAGCGGATCTACACCCTGGACTACTACCTGCGGTTGGCGGAGCGGATCGTCGAGGCGGGCGCGCACGTGCTGGCGATCAAGGACATGGCCGGACTGCTGCGTCCGCCCGCCGCCGCCACGCTGGTCTCCGCGCTGCGGCGCGAGTTCGACCTGCCGGTGCACCTGCACACTCACGACACCCCCGGTGGGCAGCTGGCCACCTACCAGGCCGCCGTGCAGGCCGGGGTGGACGCCGTGGACGGGGCGTCCGCGTCGCTGGCGGGGACCACCTCGCAGCCCGCCCTCTCCTCGATCGTGGCCGCCACCGATCACACCGAACGGGAGACCGGCCTGGACCTGGACGCGGTGTGCGATCTGGAGCCCTACTGGGAGTCGGTCCGCAAGATCTACCGGCCCTTCGAGGCGGGGCTGGCGGCTCCCACGGGACGTGTCTATCGGCACGAGATCCCCGGCGGGCAGCTGTCCAATCTGCGGACGCAGGCCGTGGCCCTCGGACTCGGCGACAAGTTCGAGGAGATCGAGGCGATGTACGCCGCCGCCGACCGCATGCTCGGTCGGCTGGTCAAGGTCACTCCGTCCTCGAAGGTCGTGGGGGACCTGGCGTTGCACCTGGTCGGAGCCGGGGTGGACCCGGCCGAGTTCGAGGCCGAGCCGCACAGGTTCGACATCCCGGATTCGGTGATCGGGTTCCTGCAGGGCGAGCTCGGTGATCCGCCCGGTGGTTGGCCCGAACCCTTCCGCAGCCGTGCGCTGCAGGGCAGGCCCGCCGAACGTCAACTGGTCGAACTCTCCGAGGAGGACCGCAAGGGGCTGGCGACCGACCGGAGGGAGACGCTGAACCGGCTGCTGTTCCCCAAACCCACCAGGGAGTTCAACGAGCACCGTCACTCCTACGGTGACACCTCGCTGCTGAGCAGCAAGGACTTCTTCTACGGGCTGCGTGCTGGCGAGGAGTACGCCGTGGACCTGGACCAGGGTGTGCGGTTGCTGATCGGCCTGGAGGCGATCAGCGAGGCCGACGAACGCGGTGTACGCACCGTCATGGCCATTCTCAACGGCCAGATGCGCCCCATACAGGTCAGGGACCGTTCGGTCGCCTCCGAACTCCCCGTCGCCGAGAAGGCCGAACGCACCAACCCCGCGCACGTCGCGGCACCGTTCTCCGGGGTGGTCACGCTTTCCGCCTCGGAGGGCGAAACGGTCGAGACCGGCCAGACGGTCGCCACTATCGAGGCCATGAAGATGGAGGCGGCGATCACCGCCCAGCAGGACGGCACCGTCAAGCGTGTGGCCATCGGTGCGGTACAGCAGGTCGAGGGCGGTGATCTGGTCATCGAGATCGGTTGA
- a CDS encoding DAK2 domain fusion protein YloV (product_source=TIGR03599; cog=COG1461; ko=KO:K07030; pfam=PF02734,PF13684; smart=SM01120,SM01121; superfamily=101473,53790; tigrfam=TIGR03599), protein MVLQALDGPAVRRWAELAVLALTANRAAIDHINVYPVADNDTGTNLLQTMRAAAESAANTAAEERPDRVLAALADGALHSARGNSGLLLSQVLRGIAQQAEGRAPVGADLFREALRRGLQLAGQSVARPVEGTLLTVLRAAVDACWEAADELPEVVGAATRASIDALRLTRTQLPVLNSAGVVDAGGRGLVILLDSLYAVVCDAQRLAADSPAVLDSDPAAADTPRHDSDYEYEVMYLLSDAPASVAADLRSRLAELGDCVSVADTGEALPDPTTPATWAVHVHCDDIGAAIESGIELGRVHGIRVTRFADQVGNAARGGSGQRAHAASGDLSEGRVVLAVTRGGQLESLFRAEGALTLRIDEQEVPETRELLEAILDTGYGDVLLLPNEESLARPAEDAAQAALRAGIEVVVVPTASPVQGLAALAVHDPNRRTADDTVALAEAAAATRRGELSVAAGEALTWVGYCRSGDLLGMLDGEVVLIGDDRPRAACLLLDRMLASGGELVTALIPDHAPTALPEVLAEHLRGTHPEVELICYPCGESTTELMLGVE, encoded by the coding sequence ATGGTGCTGCAGGCGTTGGACGGCCCCGCCGTACGGCGTTGGGCCGAGTTGGCAGTGCTCGCGCTGACCGCGAACCGCGCGGCCATCGACCACATCAACGTCTATCCCGTCGCCGACAACGACACCGGCACCAATCTGCTGCAGACGATGCGTGCGGCCGCGGAATCGGCGGCGAACACCGCGGCCGAGGAGCGACCCGACCGGGTGCTGGCAGCGCTGGCGGACGGTGCGTTGCACAGCGCCCGCGGCAATTCCGGGCTGTTGCTCTCGCAGGTGCTGCGCGGCATCGCCCAACAGGCCGAGGGGCGAGCCCCGGTGGGGGCGGATCTGTTCCGGGAAGCGTTACGGCGTGGTCTCCAACTGGCAGGGCAGTCGGTGGCCCGACCGGTGGAGGGAACCCTGCTGACCGTGCTGCGCGCGGCCGTCGACGCCTGCTGGGAAGCGGCCGACGAACTTCCCGAGGTGGTCGGAGCCGCGACCAGGGCCTCGATCGACGCGTTGCGACTCACCCGCACGCAACTTCCGGTGCTGAACTCGGCGGGCGTGGTCGATGCCGGGGGGCGTGGACTGGTCATCCTGCTCGACTCGCTGTACGCGGTGGTATGCGACGCACAACGACTCGCGGCGGACAGCCCAGCCGTGCTGGACTCCGACCCGGCCGCTGCGGATACGCCCCGGCACGACTCGGACTACGAGTACGAAGTCATGTACCTGCTCTCCGACGCACCCGCCTCCGTCGCCGCCGACCTGCGAAGTCGCCTCGCGGAGCTCGGTGACTGCGTGTCGGTGGCCGACACGGGAGAAGCCCTTCCGGACCCGACAACACCCGCCACCTGGGCGGTACACGTGCACTGCGACGACATCGGTGCGGCGATCGAGTCGGGCATCGAACTCGGCAGGGTTCACGGCATCCGCGTCACCAGGTTCGCCGACCAGGTCGGAAACGCCGCGCGCGGTGGTTCGGGCCAGCGCGCTCACGCCGCGAGCGGCGACCTCTCGGAGGGACGTGTCGTACTCGCGGTCACGCGCGGCGGGCAGCTGGAAAGCCTCTTCCGCGCGGAAGGCGCGTTGACGCTGCGCATCGACGAGCAGGAGGTGCCGGAGACGCGAGAGCTCCTGGAGGCGATCCTCGACACCGGTTACGGGGACGTTCTGCTGCTGCCCAACGAGGAGTCGTTGGCACGTCCGGCCGAGGACGCGGCACAGGCCGCGTTGCGGGCGGGAATCGAAGTCGTGGTGGTCCCCACGGCGTCACCGGTGCAGGGGCTGGCCGCGCTCGCGGTGCACGATCCGAACCGCAGGACCGCCGACGACACCGTCGCGCTGGCGGAGGCTGCCGCGGCGACGCGCCGCGGTGAGTTGAGCGTCGCGGCGGGGGAGGCACTGACCTGGGTCGGCTACTGCCGCAGTGGCGACCTGCTGGGAATGCTGGACGGCGAGGTCGTGCTCATCGGTGACGACAGGCCGCGGGCGGCCTGTCTGCTGCTGGACCGGATGCTCGCCTCGGGGGGAGAACTGGTCACCGCGCTGATTCCGGACCACGCTCCGACCGCGCTGCCCGAGGTGCTGGCCGAGCACCTGCGCGGAACCCATCCCGAGGTCGAGCTGATCTGCTACCCCTGCGGGGAGTCGACCACCGAACTGATGCTGGGAGTGGAGTGA
- a CDS encoding pantetheine-phosphate adenylyltransferase (product_source=KO:K00954; cath_funfam=3.40.50.620; cog=COG0669; ko=KO:K00954; pfam=PF01467; superfamily=52374; tigrfam=TIGR01510): MRRAVCPGSYDPVTNGHLDIIERAAGLFDEVTVAVLVNKSKKSLFDVDERIEMVREVSKPWPNVVVDSWHGLLVDYCKANGIGAIVKGLRAVSDFDYELQMAQMNQRLSGVETLFMSTNPLYSFLASSLVKEVATYGGDVSNLLPPKIERRLLDRLAETAE, from the coding sequence ATGAGGCGTGCCGTCTGTCCAGGTTCTTACGATCCGGTCACCAATGGCCATTTGGACATCATCGAGCGAGCGGCGGGGCTGTTCGACGAGGTAACCGTCGCCGTGCTCGTGAACAAGAGCAAGAAGAGCCTGTTCGACGTCGACGAGCGGATAGAGATGGTGCGCGAGGTCAGCAAACCGTGGCCGAACGTGGTCGTCGACTCCTGGCACGGTCTGCTCGTGGACTACTGCAAGGCCAACGGGATCGGTGCGATCGTCAAAGGGCTGCGTGCGGTCAGTGATTTCGACTACGAGCTGCAGATGGCGCAGATGAACCAGCGGCTCTCCGGAGTCGAGACGCTGTTCATGTCCACCAACCCGCTCTACAGCTTCCTGGCCAGTTCACTGGTCAAGGAGGTGGCCACCTACGGCGGCGACGTGTCCAACCTGTTGCCGCCGAAGATCGAACGACGGCTGCTCGACCGGTTGGCGGAAACGGCGGAGTGA
- a CDS encoding 16S rRNA (guanine966-N2)-methyltransferase (product_source=KO:K08316; cath_funfam=3.40.50.150; cog=COG0742; ko=KO:K08316; pfam=PF03602; superfamily=53335; tigrfam=TIGR00095), which yields MTRIVAGTAGGRRIEVPQRGTRPVTERVREALFSALEAMTELSGTRVLDLFAGSGGFGFEALSRGAEHATFVESDRRAAGVLRRNAETLGFRSIGIEQSPVRSVLTRSPGEPYDLVFADPPFAMDSAELDECWQALVRNDWLNRDGLVIVERFWNSPAPVWPAGIEELRNKRYGDAAVYWAERVPPE from the coding sequence GTGACCAGAATCGTCGCGGGAACCGCCGGTGGGCGCCGTATCGAGGTGCCGCAACGTGGCACCAGACCAGTCACCGAACGAGTGCGCGAGGCACTGTTCAGCGCGCTGGAGGCCATGACGGAACTGTCCGGGACCAGAGTGCTGGATCTGTTCGCCGGCTCGGGCGGTTTCGGTTTCGAGGCGCTCTCGCGCGGTGCCGAACACGCCACCTTCGTCGAATCGGACCGGCGCGCCGCCGGAGTGCTGCGTCGTAACGCCGAGACGCTCGGCTTCCGCTCCATCGGTATCGAGCAGTCCCCCGTGCGCTCGGTGCTGACCCGGTCCCCGGGCGAACCCTACGACCTGGTCTTCGCCGATCCCCCGTTCGCGATGGACTCCGCCGAGTTGGACGAGTGCTGGCAGGCGTTGGTTCGCAACGACTGGCTGAACCGGGACGGCCTGGTCATCGTCGAGCGGTTCTGGAACAGTCCCGCCCCGGTGTGGCCCGCGGGTATCGAGGAGCTGCGGAACAAGCGTTACGGCGACGCCGCCGTCTACTGGGCCGAACGCGTTCCGCCGGAGTGA
- a CDS encoding ribosomal protein S18 acetylase RimI-like enzyme (product_source=COG0456; cath_funfam=3.40.630.30; cog=COG0456; pfam=PF00583; superfamily=55729) — translation MDERFSFRPARAADVAAVVSLLSDDELGRHRERPGDPAYDTAFAEIASDPNQLLVVAELDGEIVGTLQLSFIAGLSLVGTKRAQLEAVRVGSEYRGLGLGGRMCEWAISVARERGAGQIQLTSDSGRTAAHRFYERLGFSATHVGMKLQLD, via the coding sequence ATGGACGAACGATTCAGCTTCCGCCCCGCACGGGCCGCGGACGTGGCGGCCGTGGTCTCCCTGCTCAGCGATGACGAACTGGGCCGCCACCGGGAGCGCCCCGGGGATCCGGCCTACGACACCGCGTTCGCGGAGATCGCCTCGGACCCGAACCAACTACTCGTGGTCGCCGAGCTCGACGGCGAGATCGTGGGAACCCTGCAACTGAGCTTCATCGCCGGACTGTCACTTGTGGGCACCAAGCGGGCCCAGTTGGAAGCGGTTCGGGTCGGCTCGGAGTACCGCGGCCTCGGGCTCGGCGGGCGGATGTGCGAATGGGCTATCTCGGTGGCACGCGAACGCGGCGCGGGGCAGATACAGCTGACCTCCGACAGCGGTCGAACGGCCGCGCACCGGTTCTACGAACGGCTCGGCTTCAGCGCCACCCACGTCGGCATGAAACTCCAGCTGGACTGA
- a CDS encoding ATP-dependent DNA helicase RecG (product_source=KO:K03655; cath_funfam=2.40.50.140,3.40.50.300; cog=COG1200; ko=KO:K03655; pfam=PF00270,PF00271,PF17191; smart=SM00487; superfamily=50249,52540; tigrfam=TIGR00643), producing MTGWDTNLDRVLGGKTAKALNSSFGMSTVGDLLRHYPRRYAERGELTAIGGLEIGEHATVLARVERVGKRKMRSRRGTILQARITDGSRSMSCTFFNQAWRERELLPGRTGMFAGKVTAYRNELQLAHPEYQLFTEEEEADAHDAARDFAAALIPVYPAAQGLPSWSLARCVAQVLDGWQGVEDPLPESLRERVGLLGLNQALHWIHRPDGTNQVDEARHRLKWDEALGVQLSLARSRLRQDERPAPACPPIDGGVRADFDRRLPFALTEGQVEVGEQLAADLSERHPMNRLVQGEVGSGKTVVALRAMLQVVDSGRQAAMLAPTEVLAAQHARSLRELLGELARAGEFDSPEHATRVTLLTGSLSAAQRKQALLDAASGAAGIVVGTHALIQDQVSFADLGLVVVDEQHRFGVEQRDALRGRAAEQACPHLLVMTATPIPRTVAMTVFGDLRTSALRELPRGRSPISTTVVPAAEKPAWLDRVWQRVTEEVTAGRQVYVVCPRVGDGTVVDSEGSSRSGGESADGEVVPEAVDDPPGGAEGNGSRRSPLAVVELAERLRQGPLRDLRLGVLHGRLAADDKDAVMRRFAAGELDVLVATTVIEVGVDVPNASTMVIMDADRFGMSQLHQLRGRVGRGSAPGLCLLVTEAVPQTPARGRLDAVASTTDGFELARLDLLQRREGDVLGEAQSGTKSALRMLSLVHDEEVIAEAGGEAEAVVRQDPELRAHPGLAGMITELLAEERAEFLEKS from the coding sequence ATGACCGGGTGGGACACCAACCTCGACCGGGTGTTGGGCGGCAAGACCGCCAAAGCCCTCAACAGCTCGTTCGGCATGTCCACAGTGGGCGACCTGCTGCGGCACTATCCCCGCCGTTACGCGGAGCGTGGTGAGCTCACGGCTATCGGCGGGCTCGAGATCGGGGAGCACGCCACCGTGCTCGCCAGGGTCGAGCGGGTCGGCAAGCGCAAGATGCGGTCACGTCGCGGCACGATCCTGCAGGCCCGCATCACCGACGGCTCGCGCTCCATGTCCTGCACGTTCTTCAACCAGGCATGGCGCGAGCGCGAACTCCTCCCCGGCAGGACGGGGATGTTCGCGGGCAAGGTCACGGCCTACCGCAACGAGCTGCAACTCGCCCATCCCGAGTACCAGTTGTTCACCGAGGAGGAGGAAGCCGACGCGCATGACGCCGCGCGTGATTTCGCGGCCGCCCTGATCCCGGTGTATCCCGCCGCGCAGGGACTGCCCTCCTGGTCGTTGGCGCGTTGTGTGGCCCAGGTGCTCGACGGTTGGCAGGGCGTCGAGGATCCGTTGCCGGAGTCGTTGCGCGAGCGCGTCGGGCTGCTCGGGTTGAATCAGGCGTTGCACTGGATTCACCGGCCGGACGGGACGAACCAGGTCGACGAGGCACGACACCGGCTGAAGTGGGACGAAGCGCTGGGTGTGCAGCTGTCGCTGGCCAGGTCGCGGCTGCGGCAGGACGAGCGCCCCGCTCCGGCCTGCCCGCCGATCGACGGGGGTGTGCGAGCGGACTTCGACCGGCGTCTGCCGTTCGCGTTGACCGAGGGGCAGGTCGAGGTCGGCGAACAGCTCGCCGCGGATCTGTCCGAACGGCATCCGATGAATCGTCTGGTGCAGGGCGAGGTCGGTTCGGGCAAGACCGTGGTGGCGCTGCGTGCGATGCTGCAGGTGGTCGACTCCGGCAGGCAGGCCGCGATGCTGGCACCGACCGAGGTTCTCGCGGCGCAGCACGCCCGGTCACTCCGGGAACTGCTGGGAGAACTGGCCAGGGCGGGTGAGTTCGACTCCCCGGAGCACGCCACCAGGGTGACCCTGCTGACCGGCTCGTTGTCCGCCGCGCAGCGGAAGCAGGCGTTGCTGGACGCGGCTTCCGGCGCGGCGGGGATCGTGGTCGGCACCCACGCGTTGATCCAGGACCAGGTCTCGTTCGCCGACCTCGGACTGGTGGTGGTCGACGAGCAGCATCGGTTCGGTGTCGAGCAGCGGGACGCGCTGCGGGGCCGTGCCGCCGAACAGGCCTGTCCGCACCTGCTGGTGATGACCGCGACACCGATTCCGCGTACGGTCGCGATGACCGTTTTCGGGGACCTGCGCACTTCCGCGCTGCGTGAGCTGCCCCGAGGTCGGTCCCCGATCAGCACCACCGTGGTTCCGGCCGCGGAGAAACCGGCCTGGCTCGATCGGGTGTGGCAGCGTGTCACCGAGGAGGTGACCGCCGGGCGGCAGGTCTACGTGGTCTGTCCCCGAGTGGGGGACGGGACCGTCGTCGACTCCGAGGGAAGTTCCCGGAGCGGGGGCGAGTCCGCCGACGGGGAGGTAGTGCCGGAAGCCGTGGACGATCCGCCGGGCGGAGCGGAAGGTAACGGTTCGCGGCGTTCTCCGCTCGCCGTGGTCGAACTCGCCGAGCGACTGCGCCAGGGCCCGTTGCGGGATCTCCGTCTGGGAGTGCTGCACGGCAGGCTCGCCGCGGACGACAAGGACGCGGTGATGCGCCGGTTCGCCGCCGGTGAGCTCGATGTGCTCGTGGCGACCACCGTGATCGAGGTCGGTGTCGACGTGCCGAACGCGTCCACGATGGTGATCATGGACGCGGACCGGTTCGGGATGAGTCAGCTCCACCAGTTGCGCGGCCGGGTGGGGCGGGGAAGCGCCCCCGGATTGTGCCTGCTGGTCACCGAGGCGGTCCCCCAGACACCCGCCCGCGGCCGACTGGACGCCGTCGCCTCGACCACCGACGGCTTCGAGCTCGCCAGGCTCGATCTGCTGCAACGTCGGGAGGGTGACGTGCTCGGCGAGGCGCAGTCCGGCACGAAGTCCGCGCTGCGGATGCTGTCGCTGGTGCACGACGAGGAGGTCATCGCCGAGGCGGGCGGCGAGGCGGAGGCAGTCGTACGGCAGGACCCCGAACTGCGTGCCCACCCGGGACTGGCCGGGATGATCACCGAACTCCTCGCCGAGGAGCGTGCCGAGTTCCTGGAGAAGTCCTAG
- a CDS encoding uracil-DNA glycosylase (product_source=KO:K03648; cath_funfam=3.40.470.10; cog=COG0692; ko=KO:K03648; pfam=PF03167; smart=SM00986; superfamily=52141; tigrfam=TIGR00628), whose protein sequence is MNEIVEPGWAEALAPVSDRIAAMGDFLRSEVAAGREYLPAGENVLRAFQQPFRDVRVLIVGQDPYPTPGHPVGLSFSVAPDVDPVPRSLANIFREYCDDLGHPHPSNGDLTPWTERGVLLLNRALTVQPGKSASHRGKGWEEVTDQAIKALAQRSEPLVAILWGRDARSLRTLMPGVGCVESPHPSPMSADRGFFGSRPFSRANEMLRELGAEPIDWKLP, encoded by the coding sequence TTGAACGAGATTGTGGAACCAGGCTGGGCCGAGGCGCTCGCGCCGGTGTCCGACCGGATAGCCGCCATGGGCGATTTCCTGCGCTCGGAAGTCGCCGCCGGACGCGAGTACCTGCCGGCCGGGGAGAACGTGCTGCGCGCCTTCCAACAGCCGTTTCGGGATGTGCGAGTGCTCATCGTGGGGCAGGATCCCTACCCGACGCCGGGGCATCCCGTCGGCTTGAGCTTCTCGGTCGCTCCGGACGTCGACCCCGTGCCACGCAGCCTGGCCAACATCTTTCGTGAGTACTGTGACGATCTCGGCCATCCGCACCCCTCCAACGGTGATCTCACGCCGTGGACCGAGCGGGGCGTGCTGCTGCTCAACCGCGCGTTGACCGTGCAGCCGGGCAAGTCGGCCTCGCATCGCGGCAAGGGGTGGGAAGAAGTCACCGATCAGGCCATCAAGGCGCTGGCGCAGCGTTCCGAACCACTGGTGGCGATTCTGTGGGGACGTGACGCCCGGAGCCTGCGTACGTTGATGCCCGGCGTCGGGTGTGTCGAGTCGCCGCATCCGAGCCCGATGTCAGCTGATCGGGGATTCTTCGGATCACGGCCCTTCAGCCGCGCGAACGAGATGTTGCGGGAACTGGGGGCGGAACCGATCGACTGGAAACTTCCGTGA